The following is a genomic window from Strongyloides ratti genome assembly S_ratti_ED321, chromosome : 1.
tttttattcatttagtATAACAGTGACTTTAAAAAAGATCCCCTAAATTTCTTAAACTtgtcataattttattaatcaaataaatatcataaaagtttttaagaaaatgaattaattttaactagTAAGGAATCTCCAAGAAAAACGAAGAAATAATTGCCAAAAGATTTATGGAAAGTTATAAGTTATAACAAcaatttcatatttttttaaagttttaaatattattatatttgtcgtacacttttgtttattatttaataaagaattaattattaatgttaGTTAACTAGTgctaattttattaatatttctatgATTCTTTTGTACAACTATCTTTGTTTAATCCTTCCTCGGAATCActgtcatttttaatttttcttattggATTAGATATATAATCTGCTGCCATTTCATCATCTagtgataaataattttctagaTGTTTTGCCCGTTTGTTAACAGTTGTCTCCCAATCATATGGATCTAAGAAAGTTGCCTTTTCCTGTATCatcatttcttttaatgctttataaaaactttcaTAACTTGGacgttttaatatttcaactTTTGATAGTTGTTCTGTTGGATTGTGTAATGGTTCTGGTAGTAGAGCAATAATACTTTCATTAGttgttttcattttaaaatcttcCATTTCCTGTCCACGTAAATGTTCCCATGGTGTACCACAATACAAATCCATCATACTAAATAACCAACTCCATATATCATCTTTTCTTCCAACTTCTTTATCAAAATGCATATTAATGGAACAGTATCTTGCTGTTCCTCTAAAGTCAACTACTTTTCTTGGAGCtttaaatacaaatttattatgtCTATTTAATACAGCATATTGACGAGAAAGTCCAAAATCTAATACATGTATTATTCGTGACCGAGTAATATCTTCTGAATGTCCAATAACAAAATTTGGAGGTTTTATATCtctaaaaaactttattcatattttgaaattatcataatttaCCTATGTATATATCCAATTTCATGAAGTTTTTTAATTCCATACAATGTTTGAATAGAAACACGTAACCATGTCTTTTTACTGAATCGTTTAGAAGGTTGTAATTGAGCAAGtgttttcaaattttttccTAACAATGTCATTATTgcataacaatatttttttttcttcaatgCTACTCCAAGATTTGTATAATGTGTCATATCTGAGTATGTCTTTAccattgtttttaaaatttttacttccATTTTTAATCCAGTTGCACCATCAACATCATTAAGTTCAGCTTTTAATGCTTTAAATTGGTTAATGTTGGCTTCTGTTATATCcgacattttaaaattgggacaatttattaattttgagGGATCTTTTTCATTTGCTGGTTTTTGCCATACAATATAAACAGCACCAAAACCACCTTTATCCAAAGCTTTCAATACATAATATACTTTACGAAATTTTGTTCCAGTTAAATCTGGAAGTTTACTTTCTTCTGACATATTAAATTGATTAAAACATACATTGATATCATATATACTAATACATTATTTtggttataaaatttaaatgataatttaaatgtataaatataaattaaaaaatttgaatttttttatctaattaaattgtttgtaaatgtagttttttttttttctaaattatgtcaatttttagaattaattttatttaaattaaatatattaaatgtaaattggatggaaaagttttatatatgttaataaaataatgttacaattctttaatataaaataatttcccATATATTTTGGATGATAAGAAAGTAACATTTATAAGATATAAGATAAGAGttataaactttattatctaaaataaatataattttattttgtttataaattgataaaaagtaataaacaattgtaaaaaaaaatatttaataatttttgtaataaattatatttaattaaaataatttcattcATTTCCAGGTTAATAAggtcattttaattttttgtttttttttattttaaaaaaaaataaactttttaattgtttaattattgtaattttaaattcttttagattttattgaagaattttcattaaaagaaGGTGCAGAAGTTaaagtataattatattcatCAGTTCCAAATGgtttataaatttcttttttcattgtTTCATTGGTCATTTTGTCATCAGGCGAATTTTGAGTTTTTCTATCTAACgacttaaaattttgtttatctGCCTCAGATGGATTTTTAATGTCAACTCGTAAAGTATAATTatgctaaaaaaaataattaaattagtTTTTATCCTACTTACAGTTCCAGTAGATAATTTTCTAGAATACAACacatttgatttaaaaaaataaatgttcttaaaaatgtttttcacAGATGATAAGGAATTCATATTGAAATAAGAAGTAATAGTAGGAACAAGttgtaaaaatgaaataatgtTTGATCAAATatactatttatattttaaactcCTCCCAATATTTGCCtgattattttgattttattataataataacaagtataataaaaagaaaatgtacATATTTTGtgtaatttttgaaaatttcaCTGATAAGAACATTCTGTTTGTAtctatatatttcttaattatTTGCCATAATTCAATgaagaaagaaaaataactttaaattaaataacttttgcagtgcaaaaaattaaaaaaatatgtttttaacatattttgcaaggtttttttttatataaaatttttcggaaatatataatactttatttatacttttgcATAATACTTATCACATGGTCTTTTAAGATATCAAAGATTGCCAAATttgttgtttaaaaaaaagtaaaattattggATTTTTCGTAAACATAATgtttaattatatcaattaattatataagtTTCTATCTTATTCagttgaaatttttttttaaatagttattattaatataaatataataaatttgtcTTCATTTTATCTAACCAAAAACATTCTTAATAACATTGCTTACTTTCATTCTATTGAACAAATTACACTTTAatgtttttcaaaaaattaaaaaaaaactttaattttataaattattttaaataatagcAAATTAAGGATACATAAATTAgcacaaaataataaaatattgtcgTGAAAATTACATCCCTTTATAGTTTATAGTATGATTGGaaaactataaataaaaactcttaaagaattatattttttaccaaTGATACATAaggtaaataaatatattatatattaacaaatactaaaaatacgtttaaaatgtataaacaatattttaagttattataattacCAACAATATATTGTATTGTAATggtcttttttaaaaaattttgacattataatactttaattactttaaaaacaattataaaacaaaatataaaaaaaaattttaaaccaATTTGACAAATATACTTATCGATTAAGTATCTAAACTTTGTTTACTATTATTACAAAAGTAGGACtatttatagatatttaaaggtaattttaatattaaaaaaaaaaacgtttatcaaaaatttttgtatgtGAACAAgtgtatttatataaataaggTAAAAATTtcgttttataaaaataagaactaaaatactttttattaaatatttgtacatgtttttttttgcccACTTCTGAATATACACTTTTATagaaaacattaaaattataatttttttacaatttatttttaatattattaaattttttttaaaattatttgcaaatataaaaattgaagaaaGCTTTAAAATACcactaataaa
Proteins encoded in this region:
- a CDS encoding Asator translates to MSEESKLPDLTGTKFRKVYYVLKALDKGGFGAVYIVWQKPANEKDPSKLINCPNFKMSDITEANINQFKALKAELNDVDGATGLKMEVKILKTMVKTYSDMTHYTNLGVALKKKKYCYAIMTLLGKNLKTLAQLQPSKRFSKKTWLRVSIQTLYGIKKLHEIGYIHRDIKPPNFVIGHSEDITRSRIIHVLDFGLSRQYAVLNRHNKFVFKAPRKVVDFRGTARYCSINMHFDKEVGRKDDIWSWLFSMMDLYCGTPWEHLRGQEMEDFKMKTTNESIIALLPEPLHNPTEQLSKVEILKRPSYESFYKALKEMMIQEKATFLDPYDWETTVNKRAKHLENYLSLDDEMAADYISNPIRKIKNDSDSEEGLNKDSCTKES